In the genome of Halapricum salinum, one region contains:
- a CDS encoding 30S ribosomal protein S3ae, whose protein sequence is MSERSVSKQKQQKRWYTVLAPEQFGREELGQTPADEPEQLYDRTIETTLGDLKNDASENNTKLTFRINDVGSDTAYTEFVKHELTRDYVRSLVRRGSSKVEAFITVLTTDDYRVQIQPVALTTKDADESQEKAIRRTMIDMVKETAVDHTFEDLIDSVVEGRLSSAIYNEAKTIYPLRRVEIQKATLEAHPEEVAAEEETSVDVDEDDVTVDE, encoded by the coding sequence ATGAGCGAACGATCCGTATCCAAGCAGAAGCAACAGAAGCGGTGGTACACCGTCCTCGCCCCCGAGCAGTTCGGGCGGGAGGAACTCGGTCAGACACCGGCAGATGAACCCGAACAGCTCTACGACCGCACCATCGAAACCACGCTGGGCGATCTGAAGAACGACGCCAGCGAGAACAACACGAAGCTGACGTTCCGGATCAACGACGTCGGCAGCGACACGGCCTACACCGAGTTCGTCAAGCACGAACTCACCCGTGACTACGTCCGCAGTCTCGTCCGCCGTGGCTCCTCGAAAGTCGAGGCGTTCATCACGGTGCTGACGACGGACGACTACCGCGTCCAGATCCAGCCCGTCGCGCTCACCACGAAAGACGCCGACGAGAGCCAGGAGAAGGCCATCCGCCGGACGATGATTGACATGGTCAAGGAGACCGCCGTCGATCACACCTTCGAGGACCTCATCGACAGCGTCGTCGAGGGTCGACTCTCCTCGGCGATCTACAACGAGGCCAAGACGATCTACCCGCTGCGACGGGTCGAGATCCAGAAGGCCACCCTCGAAGCTCACCCCGAGGAAGTCGCCGCCGAAGAAGAGACCAGCGTCGACGTCGACGAAGACGACGTCACTGTCGACGAGTAA
- a CDS encoding cupredoxin domain-containing protein: MHRRAFLATSAATLASGCLGVLAGDDDYDIGMSSMAFEPETIEVPVGTEVVWRNTNSRAHTVTAYESALPEGADFFATGGFESEDAAREAWRDDGSGNIYGGETFSYTVEVPGTYDYFCIPHESGGMVGRIEVTE; the protein is encoded by the coding sequence ATGCATCGACGGGCGTTTCTGGCGACCAGCGCGGCCACCCTCGCCAGCGGCTGTCTCGGCGTGCTCGCGGGCGACGACGACTACGACATCGGCATGTCCTCGATGGCCTTCGAACCCGAGACCATCGAAGTCCCGGTCGGCACGGAAGTCGTCTGGCGCAACACCAACTCCCGCGCCCACACCGTCACCGCCTACGAGAGCGCGCTTCCCGAGGGAGCCGACTTCTTCGCGACCGGCGGCTTCGAGAGCGAGGACGCCGCCCGCGAGGCCTGGCGAGACGACGGCAGCGGCAACATCTACGGCGGCGAAACCTTCAGCTACACCGTCGAAGTTCCGGGCACCTACGACTACTTCTGCATCCCACACGAGAGCGGCGGGATGGTCGGTCGGATCGAAGTGACTGAATAG
- a CDS encoding protein sorting system archaetidylserine synthase (This PssA-like phosphatidyltransferase, along with a PssD-like decarboxylase, is required in Haloarchaea for the archaeosortase ArtA to replace the PGF-CTERM sorting signal with a C-terminal lipid anchor.), which produces MQLRPRFVGRLGVADAVTVANAMLGFLAAVVATIDPALAARLILLAGIADGLDGVLARRYGSTQVGEYVDSLADVASFGVAPAVLVFAIARQEWGLTLSEVALADAVVLIVPALFVAAAVVRLAMYTAYDLAERTTCGVQTTLAATVLAAAYLSGIADPAILLGATGVFVYLMITSIEYPELTDRDALAMGAVQFGAVLAPTLGPRVLPRALLAAALAYLLLAPLFYAPDGRAD; this is translated from the coding sequence ATGCAGCTCCGGCCTCGCTTCGTCGGTCGCCTCGGCGTCGCCGACGCCGTGACCGTCGCCAATGCGATGCTGGGCTTTCTGGCGGCCGTGGTCGCGACGATCGATCCCGCCCTGGCCGCCCGCCTCATCCTGCTCGCGGGGATCGCCGACGGTCTCGACGGCGTGCTCGCACGCCGCTACGGGAGCACGCAAGTCGGCGAGTACGTCGACTCGCTGGCAGACGTGGCGTCGTTCGGGGTCGCCCCCGCAGTCCTGGTGTTCGCCATCGCCCGCCAGGAGTGGGGACTCACGCTGTCGGAGGTGGCACTAGCCGACGCCGTGGTCCTGATCGTCCCCGCCCTATTCGTCGCCGCTGCGGTCGTCCGACTGGCGATGTACACGGCCTACGATCTGGCCGAGCGGACGACCTGCGGCGTCCAGACGACGCTGGCCGCGACGGTGCTGGCGGCGGCGTACCTCTCTGGAATCGCCGATCCGGCGATCCTCCTCGGCGCGACAGGAGTGTTCGTCTACCTGATGATCACCTCCATCGAGTATCCCGAACTCACGGATAGAGACGCGCTGGCGATGGGTGCCGTCCAGTTCGGGGCCGTTCTCGCGCCGACGCTCGGCCCACGCGTCCTCCCGCGGGCGCTGCTGGCGGCCGCGCTGGCGTATCTGTTGCTCGCGCCACTGTTCTACGCGCCGGATGGTCGAGCCGACTGA
- a CDS encoding HEAT repeat domain-containing protein, with protein sequence MSNGDDEDAPAEETAAEETASGDEVALTDVEDFQSRLDDVDATLDDAETEADLDDVEATLDATAEALEAADLPEPDDDDEQPPAEAIEERIDGLRSDLEDARGPYLEDVIEIVESVAGTIRETRWTDDGAGEVEAAVTAFLEDVDEAIDADVGASGDAAELLDAVGDTLGGISLDPDGDSETIAALLSAATELDDAVEAAEAWDDLTVREQLTEEGFYDVLTSERRKDYPPEWSAVKLYEKQYQKTGDPEAVEMILLALEKLTSDFMEENCLDSLKRIGPEEAVDPVLQRASKRDKLAIDVLGKIGSEEALDTLVDFIDGDGDPALQQATLRSLGAIGSEEATQAVANRLDADNPDVRSAAARSLGRVGDTRAIEPLADILADDPEESVRASAAWALVQIGTESALETVSSHSDDSYLVEAEAEKVTRSA encoded by the coding sequence ATGAGCAACGGGGACGACGAAGACGCGCCGGCCGAGGAGACAGCGGCCGAAGAGACGGCCAGCGGGGACGAGGTCGCGCTGACCGACGTCGAGGACTTCCAGTCGCGACTCGACGACGTCGACGCGACACTCGACGACGCCGAGACGGAAGCCGACCTCGACGACGTCGAGGCCACCCTCGACGCCACCGCCGAAGCCCTCGAAGCGGCCGACCTGCCCGAACCGGACGACGACGACGAGCAACCGCCCGCCGAGGCCATCGAAGAGCGGATCGACGGCCTCCGGAGCGACCTCGAAGACGCCCGCGGCCCCTATCTCGAAGACGTCATCGAGATCGTCGAGAGCGTCGCCGGGACCATCCGCGAGACGCGCTGGACCGACGACGGCGCTGGCGAAGTCGAGGCGGCCGTGACGGCCTTCCTCGAAGACGTCGACGAGGCGATCGACGCCGACGTCGGGGCGAGCGGCGACGCCGCCGAACTGCTCGATGCGGTCGGCGACACTCTCGGCGGGATCTCGCTCGATCCCGACGGCGACAGCGAGACGATCGCGGCACTCCTTTCGGCCGCTACCGAACTCGACGACGCCGTCGAGGCCGCCGAGGCCTGGGACGACCTCACAGTGCGGGAACAACTCACCGAGGAGGGCTTCTACGACGTCCTCACCTCCGAGCGACGCAAGGACTACCCGCCGGAGTGGAGCGCGGTCAAACTCTACGAGAAGCAGTATCAGAAGACCGGCGACCCCGAAGCCGTCGAGATGATCCTGCTCGCGCTGGAGAAACTGACCTCGGACTTCATGGAGGAGAACTGCCTCGACTCGCTGAAGCGGATCGGTCCCGAGGAGGCTGTCGATCCGGTGCTCCAGCGCGCGAGCAAGCGCGACAAACTCGCCATCGACGTGCTGGGCAAGATCGGCTCCGAGGAGGCACTCGACACGCTGGTGGACTTCATCGACGGCGACGGCGACCCGGCGCTCCAGCAGGCGACACTCCGCTCGCTCGGCGCGATCGGGAGCGAGGAAGCCACCCAGGCCGTCGCGAACCGGCTCGACGCCGACAACCCGGACGTTCGCAGTGCCGCAGCGCGCTCACTCGGCCGGGTCGGTGACACGCGCGCTATCGAGCCGCTCGCCGACATTCTGGCAGACGATCCCGAAGAGAGCGTCCGCGCCAGCGCGGCCTGGGCGCTCGTTCAGATCGGCACCGAGTCCGCGCTCGAAACGGTCTCCTCGCACTCCGACGACTCCTATCTCGTCGAAGCCGAAGCCGAGAAAGTGACGCGCTCGGCCTGA
- a CDS encoding phospholipase D-like domain-containing protein has protein sequence MRRLVAVFVLVTLALTAAAGPSVGQQPDTERNVTGSPVPTITAVYPNPVADGDSGEFVVLSVPNGTDLESYRFGDDEGTVELPNRTASGRVVLATEPEAVPESVAGPILECSGCPELANSGEPLTLRGPNGTLDTAEYADAPEGELFYPGTERRWRPLGATDFEPVVAGPGQVQAFTLPDSPDVPRETLADADERILLAGYTLTDDRVVDALVAARERGVETRVLLDGSPVGGLTKPSADALDRLVAANVSVRLIDGPAARYRFHHPKYAVVDDEAVVLTENWKPAGVGGTSSRGWGVVVDSPRVVDGLVRTFRADSGWKDAIEWAQLRENESFEPASPTVGRYPSRVDPESVRVDRVELLVAPDNAAGRVREILANASDSIRIVQVSIGGRDDVLLVESIEAARRGVEVEILLSNTWYTREENRRLADELRTLADREDIPLSVRLAEPGGRYEKIHAKGVLVDGNTTIVGSLNWNANAYRENREVALVLHGEEAGAYFGGVFERDWEGGITLVPLGLLAVVVLALSLAGMVARRISFDPG, from the coding sequence GTGCGTCGGCTCGTCGCCGTGTTCGTCCTCGTCACGCTCGCGTTGACAGCTGCAGCTGGGCCGTCAGTCGGCCAGCAGCCCGACACCGAACGGAACGTTACTGGTTCGCCGGTACCGACCATCACGGCCGTCTACCCGAACCCGGTCGCCGACGGCGACTCGGGCGAGTTCGTCGTCCTCTCGGTCCCGAACGGAACAGACCTCGAATCCTACCGGTTCGGCGACGACGAGGGCACAGTCGAATTACCGAATCGGACGGCGAGCGGCCGGGTCGTCCTCGCGACCGAACCCGAGGCAGTCCCGGAGTCGGTCGCCGGCCCGATCCTCGAGTGTTCGGGCTGCCCTGAACTCGCAAACAGTGGGGAACCGCTCACCCTGCGCGGTCCGAACGGGACACTCGACACGGCCGAGTACGCAGACGCACCAGAAGGAGAACTCTTCTATCCGGGGACCGAGCGACGATGGCGACCGCTCGGTGCGACCGACTTCGAGCCGGTCGTCGCTGGGCCGGGACAGGTCCAGGCGTTCACGCTGCCGGATTCGCCCGACGTGCCGCGCGAGACGCTTGCAGACGCCGACGAGCGAATCCTGCTGGCGGGGTACACCCTCACCGACGACCGAGTGGTCGACGCGCTCGTCGCGGCCCGCGAGCGCGGGGTCGAGACGAGGGTCCTGCTCGATGGCTCGCCGGTCGGCGGGTTGACGAAACCGAGTGCGGACGCGCTCGATCGACTGGTCGCGGCGAACGTCTCCGTCCGGCTGATCGACGGCCCCGCTGCTCGCTACAGATTTCACCATCCGAAATACGCTGTCGTCGACGACGAGGCAGTGGTCCTGACCGAGAACTGGAAGCCCGCGGGTGTCGGCGGAACGTCCAGCCGCGGCTGGGGTGTCGTCGTCGACTCACCGCGCGTCGTCGACGGACTCGTCCGAACCTTTCGTGCCGATTCGGGCTGGAAGGACGCGATCGAGTGGGCGCAACTGCGCGAAAACGAGTCGTTCGAACCTGCGTCCCCGACTGTCGGTCGCTATCCCTCGCGGGTCGACCCCGAATCGGTTCGGGTCGACCGGGTCGAACTGCTGGTCGCACCCGACAACGCCGCGGGTCGCGTCCGAGAGATTCTCGCCAACGCCAGCGACTCCATCAGGATCGTCCAGGTGTCGATCGGCGGCCGCGACGACGTGCTCTTAGTCGAGTCGATCGAAGCCGCCCGTCGAGGCGTCGAGGTAGAGATTTTGCTGTCGAATACGTGGTACACCCGCGAGGAGAATCGACGACTGGCCGACGAGCTTCGAACGCTGGCAGACCGCGAGGATATCCCCCTGTCGGTTCGCCTCGCGGAGCCGGGCGGGCGCTACGAGAAGATCCACGCCAAGGGCGTCCTCGTCGACGGCAACACGACGATTGTCGGCAGCCTCAACTGGAACGCCAACGCCTACCGGGAGAATCGCGAAGTAGCACTCGTCCTCCACGGCGAGGAAGCCGGCGCGTACTTCGGGGGCGTCTTCGAGCGCGATTGGGAGGGTGGGATCACGCTGGTTCCGCTCGGCCTGCTCGCAGTTGTCGTGCTGGCGCTGTCGCTGGCGGGGATGGTCGCACGGAGAATCAGCTTCGATCCCGGCTAG
- a CDS encoding DHH family phosphoesterase, which produces MTPSATDASPAESEPTVYDLDPRCGREAVESGALYHATVNGVVDYGVFVDVSDQVSGLVHESNLFASYDVGDKLIVELDDERENGDLSFVERAPESYTTEAVDYGDQTTVDDLDEQVGSTVHLDGTVVQINQTGGPTIFQVRDETGVVPCAAFEDAGVRAYPEIELDDVVRLSGHVESRNGGVQIEVESIDRVEGTTAEQFRERLDDALETAAEPHDVEPLVEWEAFEPLREDLEDVARLLRKTVLEGRPIRMRHHADGDGICASVPVELALERFVAETYEDADAARHLLKRLPSKAPFYEMEDVTRDLNFALENRSRHGQKLPLLLMLDNGSTEEDVPAYENLAHYDIPIVVVDHHHPDPEAVDSLLEEHVNPYIHGEDYRITTGMMCVELARMIAPDLTDDLRHVPAVAGLSDRSEANAMADYLDLAGEEGYDRAELREIGEALDYATNYLRYDDGGPLITDVLNVDCDDRDRHEELVEFLAERSERDIQRQLDNAMPHLDHERLDNDAHLYKLDVENHARRFTYPAPGKTTGAVHDEKVAETGEPVITIGYGPDFAVLRSDGVRLDIPEMVEELREEHPGAGVSGGGHLVVGSIKFVRGKREEILDALVEKMAEAELDEDLHSSVSLPNED; this is translated from the coding sequence ATGACACCATCGGCAACCGACGCATCTCCTGCGGAGTCCGAGCCGACGGTCTACGACCTCGACCCGCGGTGCGGTCGAGAGGCCGTCGAATCGGGTGCGCTCTATCACGCGACCGTCAACGGCGTCGTCGACTACGGCGTCTTCGTCGACGTCTCCGATCAGGTCTCGGGCCTGGTCCACGAATCGAACCTGTTCGCCAGCTACGACGTCGGCGACAAACTGATCGTCGAACTCGACGACGAACGCGAGAACGGTGATCTGAGTTTCGTGGAACGCGCGCCCGAATCGTACACGACCGAAGCCGTCGACTACGGCGACCAGACGACCGTCGACGACCTCGACGAGCAGGTCGGTTCGACCGTCCACCTCGACGGCACGGTCGTCCAGATCAACCAGACTGGCGGCCCGACCATCTTCCAGGTCCGCGACGAGACCGGCGTCGTCCCCTGTGCCGCCTTTGAAGACGCCGGCGTCCGCGCCTACCCCGAGATCGAACTCGACGACGTGGTCCGGCTTAGCGGCCACGTCGAGTCCCGAAACGGGGGCGTCCAGATCGAGGTCGAATCGATCGACCGCGTCGAAGGCACGACGGCCGAGCAGTTCCGCGAGCGTCTCGACGACGCCCTCGAAACGGCGGCCGAGCCCCACGACGTCGAGCCGCTCGTCGAGTGGGAGGCTTTCGAACCGCTCCGTGAGGACCTCGAAGACGTCGCTCGACTGCTTCGCAAAACGGTGCTGGAAGGCCGGCCGATCCGGATGCGCCACCACGCCGACGGCGACGGGATCTGTGCGAGCGTTCCGGTCGAACTCGCACTCGAACGCTTCGTCGCGGAGACTTACGAGGACGCCGACGCCGCCCGCCACCTCCTCAAGCGACTCCCGAGCAAGGCCCCCTTCTACGAGATGGAAGACGTCACCCGGGATCTGAACTTCGCGCTGGAAAACCGCTCTCGCCACGGCCAGAAGCTCCCGCTCCTGTTGATGCTGGACAACGGCTCGACCGAGGAGGACGTCCCCGCCTACGAGAACCTCGCGCACTACGACATCCCGATCGTCGTCGTCGACCACCACCACCCCGACCCGGAGGCAGTCGACTCCCTGCTGGAGGAGCACGTCAACCCCTACATCCACGGCGAGGACTACCGGATCACCACGGGCATGATGTGCGTCGAACTCGCGCGAATGATCGCGCCCGACCTGACCGACGACCTCCGGCACGTCCCCGCCGTGGCAGGGCTGTCGGATCGCTCGGAAGCTAACGCGATGGCGGACTACCTCGACCTCGCGGGCGAGGAAGGCTACGACCGCGCCGAACTCCGCGAGATCGGCGAGGCGCTGGATTACGCGACGAACTACCTCCGATACGACGACGGCGGGCCGCTCATCACGGACGTGTTGAACGTCGACTGTGACGACCGCGACCGTCACGAGGAGTTAGTCGAGTTCCTGGCCGAGCGCTCCGAGCGCGACATCCAGCGCCAGCTCGACAACGCCATGCCCCACCTCGACCACGAGCGACTCGACAACGACGCCCACCTCTACAAGCTCGACGTCGAGAACCACGCTCGGCGGTTCACTTACCCCGCGCCGGGCAAGACCACCGGCGCGGTCCACGACGAGAAAGTCGCCGAGACCGGCGAACCGGTCATCACCATCGGCTACGGCCCCGACTTCGCCGTCTTGCGAAGTGACGGCGTCCGGCTGGACATCCCCGAGATGGTCGAGGAGCTACGCGAGGAACACCCCGGCGCGGGCGTCAGCGGCGGCGGCCACCTCGTCGTCGGCTCGATCAAGTTCGTCCGCGGCAAGCGCGAGGAGATCCTCGACGCCCTCGTCGAGAAGATGGCCGAGGCCGAACTCGACGAAGACCTCCACAGTTCGGTGTCCCTGCCGAACGAGGACTAA
- a CDS encoding Mov34/MPN/PAD-1 family protein, with the protein MRLFRNSEVVGIAESALTFALEASRDSHPNEYMGLLRGEDARKVGLDRRGTVLTDVLVIPGTESNSVSATVKTSMIPNDVRAAGSIHSHPNGVLRPSDADLATFTKGEVHIIVGAPYERGDWQAFDQEGRPIDLDVLDIELPEESFFDFTQEDIDREMAPSEEDDRGGWFF; encoded by the coding sequence ATGCGGCTGTTCCGCAACTCGGAGGTCGTCGGTATCGCCGAGTCGGCACTCACGTTCGCGCTGGAAGCCTCACGGGACAGCCACCCCAACGAGTACATGGGGCTGTTGCGGGGCGAGGACGCCCGCAAAGTCGGCCTCGACCGCCGCGGGACCGTCCTCACGGACGTCCTCGTGATCCCCGGCACGGAGTCGAACTCGGTCTCGGCGACAGTCAAGACAAGCATGATCCCCAACGACGTCCGCGCTGCGGGCTCGATCCACTCCCATCCGAACGGTGTGCTCCGCCCCTCCGACGCCGATCTGGCGACGTTCACGAAAGGCGAGGTCCACATCATCGTCGGCGCGCCGTACGAGCGCGGCGACTGGCAGGCCTTCGATCAGGAGGGGAGGCCGATCGACCTGGACGTGCTCGACATCGAGTTACCCGAGGAGTCGTTTTTCGACTTCACACAGGAAGACATCGACCGCGAGATGGCGCCAAGCGAAGAGGACGACCGCGGCGGGTGGTTCTTTTGA
- a CDS encoding adenylyltransferase/cytidyltransferase family protein, translating into MTRVVAQGTFDILHPGHLHYLEDAAAMGERLHVIVARSENVTHKEPPVLADRQRVEMVSALDPVDEAQLGHPEDIFVPIEEIDPDVIVLGHDQHHDEEAITDALATRGIDCEVRRASAREPRYDSELLSTGRIIDRIVDRRC; encoded by the coding sequence TTGACGCGCGTGGTCGCCCAGGGGACGTTCGACATCCTCCATCCCGGCCATCTGCACTACCTCGAAGACGCCGCCGCCATGGGCGAGCGACTCCACGTCATCGTCGCCCGCAGCGAGAACGTCACGCACAAGGAACCGCCCGTACTGGCGGATCGCCAGCGCGTCGAGATGGTCAGTGCCCTCGACCCTGTGGACGAGGCCCAGCTCGGCCACCCCGAAGACATCTTCGTCCCGATCGAGGAGATCGATCCCGACGTGATCGTGCTGGGCCACGACCAGCACCACGACGAGGAGGCCATCACCGACGCGCTCGCGACCCGCGGGATCGACTGTGAGGTCCGGCGCGCGAGCGCGCGAGAACCGCGATACGACAGTGAGTTACTCTCGACGGGCCGGATCATCGATCGGATCGTCGACCGCCGGTGCTGA
- a CDS encoding helix-turn-helix domain-containing protein: MSIVAVLRLHGNLILFEEAFDVDHGVEATFEDFHYVSDREGNTRYVFFWWCSGDDLDAFDAALGADDSVAERYVVAEIGEKALYHVRTRSFPPEQPLVFPLFRELDVTTIKASRDADGLHLRARCPGRDSLSAFRRSARDICDYVDVERLYVERGLETGRQTLTDRQREALALAHEHGYFETPSRTTLEDLSEDFGVTPQTLSRHIRDGVEKLVEDAITDDI; this comes from the coding sequence ATGAGCATCGTCGCTGTGTTGCGACTCCACGGGAACCTCATCCTCTTCGAGGAGGCGTTCGACGTGGACCACGGCGTCGAAGCCACCTTCGAGGATTTCCACTACGTGAGCGATCGAGAGGGGAACACCCGGTACGTCTTCTTCTGGTGGTGCTCGGGTGACGATCTCGACGCGTTCGACGCGGCGCTCGGCGCCGACGATAGCGTGGCCGAGCGGTACGTCGTAGCTGAAATCGGTGAGAAGGCACTCTATCACGTCAGGACCCGGTCGTTCCCGCCCGAGCAACCGCTCGTGTTTCCCCTGTTTCGCGAGCTCGACGTCACCACGATCAAGGCCAGCCGTGACGCGGACGGGTTGCACCTACGAGCCCGATGTCCCGGCCGAGACTCGCTCTCCGCATTTCGCCGGAGCGCGCGAGACATCTGCGATTACGTCGACGTCGAGCGACTGTACGTCGAACGGGGTCTCGAAACCGGACGGCAAACACTCACGGACCGACAGCGGGAGGCACTGGCGCTGGCACACGAACACGGCTACTTCGAGACGCCCAGCAGGACGACGCTGGAAGACCTCTCCGAAGACTTCGGCGTGACGCCACAGACGCTCTCCAGACACATTCGCGACGGCGTCGAGAAACTCGTCGAAGACGCCATCACAGACGATATTTAA
- a CDS encoding pyridoxal phosphate-dependent aminotransferase, giving the protein MTYEPDFSDRVQRVEPSATIAISNLAAELEAQGEDVVDLSVGEPDFDTPESIKQAAKDSLDAGDVGYTSSNGIPELKDAIVDKLHADGLTQYGEENIIVTPGGKQALYEIFQTVIDDGDEVCLLDPAWVSYEAMVKLAGGSLSRVDTSQYDFDLEPALDELAATVSDDTELLVVNSPGNPHGAVYSREALEGVRDLAVEHDFAVISDEIYKEITYGDAEAISLGTLDGMEGRTITLNGFSKAYAMTGWRLGYFAAPESIVEQAGKLHSHSVTCAVNFVQHAGVTALEEVDEEIVEMRDAFEERRDMLIDLFAEHGKDVPVPEGAFYLMLPVREDDQAWAEEAVEKAQVATVPGSPFGTPGYVRLSYAASKERLEEAVERLADADLL; this is encoded by the coding sequence ATGACGTACGAACCAGACTTTTCAGACCGTGTCCAGCGAGTCGAACCGTCCGCGACCATCGCCATCTCGAACCTCGCCGCCGAACTGGAAGCCCAGGGCGAGGACGTCGTCGACCTCTCTGTCGGAGAGCCGGACTTCGACACTCCCGAGTCGATCAAACAGGCCGCCAAAGACTCGCTCGACGCCGGCGACGTCGGCTACACCTCCTCGAACGGGATCCCCGAACTCAAAGACGCCATCGTCGACAAACTCCACGCCGACGGCCTCACCCAGTACGGCGAGGAGAACATCATCGTCACCCCCGGCGGCAAGCAGGCCCTCTACGAGATCTTCCAGACCGTGATCGACGACGGAGATGAAGTGTGCCTGCTCGATCCCGCGTGGGTCTCCTACGAGGCGATGGTCAAACTCGCCGGCGGCTCGCTCTCGCGGGTCGACACCTCCCAGTACGACTTCGATCTCGAACCCGCGCTGGACGAACTCGCAGCGACTGTGAGCGACGACACTGAACTGCTCGTCGTCAACAGTCCGGGCAACCCCCACGGTGCGGTCTACTCCCGTGAGGCCCTCGAAGGCGTGCGCGACCTCGCGGTCGAGCACGACTTCGCCGTCATTTCGGACGAGATCTACAAGGAGATCACCTACGGCGACGCCGAAGCGATCAGTCTCGGTACCCTCGACGGGATGGAAGGCCGGACGATCACGCTGAACGGCTTCTCGAAGGCCTACGCAATGACGGGCTGGCGGCTGGGCTACTTCGCCGCCCCCGAGTCCATCGTCGAGCAGGCCGGCAAACTCCACAGCCACTCCGTGACCTGTGCCGTGAACTTCGTCCAGCACGCCGGCGTCACCGCACTGGAGGAGGTCGACGAGGAGATCGTCGAGATGCGCGACGCATTCGAGGAACGCCGCGACATGCTGATCGATCTCTTCGCCGAGCACGGCAAGGACGTCCCCGTCCCGGAAGGCGCGTTCTACCTGATGCTGCCCGTCCGCGAGGACGACCAGGCCTGGGCCGAGGAAGCCGTCGAGAAAGCGCAGGTCGCCACCGTCCCGGGGAGTCCGTTCGGCACGCCCGGCTACGTCCGGCTGAGCTACGCCGCGAGCAAAGAACGGCTGGAAGAAGCCGTCGAGCGGCTCGCTGACGCTGATCTGTTGTAG
- the ribH gene encoding 6,7-dimethyl-8-ribityllumazine synthase, whose product MVSLGLVIGQYDKHGDVLSEMEQSAREAAADADTEIVETLEVPGAYDTPLAADRLARREDIDAVVVLGVIIAGDTDHDQIIGHAAAQALTDVSLDRDTPVTLGIIGPGMSQDEAAARTQKGGEAVTSALDIVSALQS is encoded by the coding sequence ATGGTCAGTCTCGGGCTGGTGATCGGCCAGTACGACAAACACGGCGACGTCCTCTCGGAGATGGAGCAGTCGGCCCGCGAGGCCGCCGCCGACGCAGACACCGAAATTGTCGAAACGCTGGAAGTTCCCGGGGCCTACGATACGCCGCTGGCGGCCGACCGACTGGCCCGCCGGGAGGACATCGACGCCGTCGTGGTCCTCGGGGTCATCATCGCCGGCGACACCGACCACGACCAGATCATCGGCCACGCGGCCGCCCAGGCGCTCACCGACGTGAGTCTCGATCGGGACACACCGGTCACACTGGGAATTATCGGTCCGGGCATGAGCCAGGACGAAGCCGCGGCCCGCACCCAGAAGGGCGGCGAGGCCGTAACGAGCGCGCTCGACATCGTTTCAGCACTCCAATCATGA